The Muricauda sp. SCSIO 65647 genome includes a region encoding these proteins:
- a CDS encoding biotin--[acetyl-CoA-carboxylase] ligase — translation MQIIKLDATDSTSLYLKDLVTQKKLQDFTVVIAENQQRGRGQMGSFWQSEAGKNLTFSMLKIFDKQLAQNNFTINMVVSLAIFDTLQELSVPDLAVKWPNDILSGQAKICGVLIENILKGGMTEYSIIGVGLNSNQTEFDGLPKASSLKRITGISYDLHELLHLLLKNLSLRFKWMDTISNQGIRKSYEAVLFRKDKPSTFADAYNRQFVGIIRGVSADGKLQVEIEDLRIQEFALKEVSLLY, via the coding sequence ATGCAGATAATCAAACTTGATGCCACCGACTCAACTAGCTTGTACCTTAAGGATCTTGTAACGCAAAAAAAGCTTCAAGATTTTACCGTGGTTATTGCCGAAAATCAGCAAAGGGGTAGGGGCCAAATGGGCTCTTTTTGGCAATCAGAAGCTGGTAAGAATCTGACTTTCAGCATGTTGAAAATTTTCGATAAACAGCTTGCCCAAAACAACTTCACTATCAATATGGTGGTGTCATTGGCGATTTTTGATACGTTACAGGAACTTTCGGTTCCCGATCTTGCAGTGAAATGGCCTAACGACATTCTGTCAGGTCAGGCGAAAATCTGTGGTGTTTTGATCGAAAACATCTTGAAAGGCGGCATGACAGAATACTCTATAATCGGTGTAGGGCTCAATAGCAACCAAACTGAATTTGATGGTCTTCCGAAGGCATCGTCCCTCAAAAGAATAACGGGAATCAGTTATGATTTGCATGAGTTGCTCCACTTATTGCTCAAAAATTTATCCCTGCGTTTTAAATGGATGGATACCATATCAAACCAAGGGATACGTAAATCTTACGAGGCCGTTTTGTTCAGAAAAGATAAGCCTTCGACTTTTGCCGATGCTTACAATCGTCAATTTGTGGGTATCATTAGGGGCGTTTCGGCAGATGGGAAACTACAGGTCGAGATTGAAGACTTGCGGATACAAGAATTTGCACTCAAAGAAGTGAGTTTGCTATACTAG
- the coaD gene encoding pantetheine-phosphate adenylyltransferase — protein sequence MRRAIFPGSFDPITLGHYDIIKRGITLFDELIIAIGINTDKKYMFSLDERKKFIEDAFADEAFIKVMTYEGLTVDFCKKVEADFILRGLRNPADFEFEKAIAHTNRKLSEIETVFLLTSSGKSYISSSIVRDVIRNGGDYTGLVPHTVVTKR from the coding sequence ATGAGAAGAGCCATTTTTCCAGGGTCATTCGATCCAATAACGCTAGGGCACTATGACATTATAAAGCGCGGCATCACCCTATTCGATGAGCTCATTATTGCCATTGGGATCAATACTGACAAAAAGTATATGTTCTCTCTCGATGAGCGTAAAAAATTCATTGAAGACGCGTTTGCCGATGAGGCTTTTATCAAGGTGATGACCTACGAAGGGCTGACGGTAGATTTTTGTAAAAAGGTAGAGGCCGATTTTATTTTGCGGGGTTTACGAAATCCGGCTGACTTTGAATTTGAAAAGGCAATTGCCCATACCAACCGCAAACTTTCAGAGATAGAAACAGTTTTCTTGCTCACTTCGTCAGGTAAGTCATATATCAGTTCATCGATTGTTCGCGATGTCATACGCAATGGGGGCGATTATACCGGATTGGTGCCCCATACAGTAGTAACAAAGCGGTAA
- a CDS encoding NUDIX hydrolase produces MYKVFVNEFPLILTTKKPHNANGILFEMDADSILKAIESLSKKKIKEAYIYDPSDTILEHFSAKIPMVLAAGGVVKNKKGKILFIYRNNKWDLPKGKLDKGESIENAAVREVEEETGVKNLVVDKYLHTTYHIFKHNGNFRLKQTYWFAMRTDFEGKLKAEKAEGITKAKWKGPKKTKKALKNSYQNIRELFESGI; encoded by the coding sequence ATGTATAAAGTTTTTGTCAATGAATTTCCTTTGATATTGACAACCAAAAAGCCCCACAACGCTAATGGAATTCTTTTCGAAATGGATGCGGATTCTATTCTGAAAGCCATCGAATCCCTATCAAAGAAGAAAATAAAAGAAGCCTATATCTACGACCCCAGCGATACCATTTTAGAGCATTTCAGTGCCAAAATACCCATGGTACTTGCCGCAGGTGGAGTGGTGAAAAACAAAAAAGGCAAGATTCTCTTTATATACCGAAACAATAAATGGGATTTGCCCAAAGGAAAACTTGACAAGGGCGAGTCTATCGAAAACGCTGCGGTAAGGGAGGTAGAAGAAGAGACCGGGGTAAAAAATCTGGTCGTCGATAAATACCTGCACACGACCTATCACATCTTCAAACACAACGGCAACTTTAGGTTAAAGCAGACCTACTGGTTTGCCATGCGCACCGATTTTGAAGGTAAGCTTAAAGCGGAAAAAGCAGAAGGTATCACCAAGGCAAAATGGAAAGGCCCCAAAAAAACAAAAAAAGCGCTCAAAAACTCTTATCAGAATATCAGGGAGCTTTTTGAAAGCGGCATCTGA
- a CDS encoding M14 family metallopeptidase: MKYVSILVIFVLIGCQKKPEDTVHEYITPFETSDSLETATYQETIDFYIELAKDFPEINVQNIGETDSGHPLHMVTYNVDSDFNFQKVGQKKVAVLINNGIHPGESDGIDATMLLFRDLAIDKIESPENVVVVTIPIYNVGGALNRNSTSRVNQNGPESYGFRGNARNYDLNRDFIKVDTKNAKTFTEIFHLVKPDVFIDNHVSNGADYQYTLTHLFTQHNKMGGALRTYLHEVLVPGLENKLADKNWDITPYVNVFNRVPESGFSQFLDTPRYSTGYTSLWNTLGMMVETHMLKPYEKRVKGTYELMKSMLQIVDADHEEIKKLRNEMATKVEDVEHYHLNWKIDTTKSSILDFKGYGADTLISEITGMDRLKYDRNRPFVKKVEYQNYYVPADTVVVPFAYIIKKPWKEIIDRLDWNQIEYFELEKDTVLEVETYRIEDYKTLTYAYEGHYPHYSTKVGSSLQKVVFNKGDYVVPTNQTGLRYLMETLEPQAPDSFFNWNFFDAILQQKEGFSPYVFEDLALALLKKDERLRTLFLTKKINDTTFAKDWYAQLDWIYKRSPHYERAHLRYPVYRVPKDSRASDFFIR, translated from the coding sequence ATGAAGTATGTCAGCATTCTCGTAATTTTTGTGCTGATAGGCTGTCAGAAAAAACCAGAAGATACCGTTCACGAATACATTACCCCTTTCGAGACTTCTGATAGCCTTGAGACCGCTACCTATCAAGAGACCATTGATTTTTACATCGAATTGGCAAAAGATTTTCCCGAAATCAATGTACAGAATATCGGTGAAACCGATAGTGGCCACCCGCTGCACATGGTGACATACAATGTCGATAGTGATTTCAACTTTCAAAAGGTAGGTCAGAAAAAAGTTGCCGTGCTCATAAACAATGGTATTCATCCTGGTGAAAGCGACGGTATTGATGCAACGATGCTTTTGTTCAGAGATTTGGCCATTGACAAAATTGAAAGTCCAGAAAATGTGGTGGTAGTTACCATCCCCATCTACAATGTGGGCGGGGCGCTGAATCGAAATTCGACCTCAAGGGTCAACCAAAATGGTCCAGAATCTTATGGTTTTCGTGGAAATGCACGCAATTATGACCTCAACCGTGATTTTATCAAGGTAGACACAAAAAATGCAAAGACCTTCACAGAAATATTTCATTTGGTCAAACCTGATGTATTTATCGACAACCATGTAAGCAATGGGGCTGATTACCAATATACCCTGACCCATCTGTTCACGCAGCACAATAAAATGGGTGGAGCTCTGCGCACATATCTACATGAGGTATTGGTGCCCGGACTTGAAAATAAATTAGCAGACAAAAATTGGGATATTACCCCTTACGTCAATGTTTTCAACAGAGTCCCTGAATCAGGTTTCAGTCAATTTTTGGATACTCCCCGATATTCGACAGGTTACACCTCTCTTTGGAATACCCTTGGCATGATGGTGGAGACCCACATGCTGAAACCCTATGAAAAAAGGGTCAAAGGCACCTATGAATTGATGAAAAGCATGTTACAAATTGTGGATGCCGATCATGAAGAAATCAAAAAACTTCGAAACGAGATGGCAACAAAAGTCGAAGATGTCGAGCATTACCATCTAAATTGGAAAATCGATACGACAAAGTCCTCAATATTGGATTTTAAAGGATATGGGGCAGATACGCTGATAAGCGAAATCACGGGAATGGATCGTCTAAAATATGACCGAAATAGGCCTTTTGTAAAAAAGGTCGAATACCAAAATTATTATGTGCCCGCTGATACTGTTGTGGTTCCGTTCGCGTACATCATCAAAAAACCATGGAAAGAAATCATCGATAGACTGGATTGGAACCAAATCGAATATTTTGAATTGGAAAAGGACACGGTTTTGGAAGTGGAAACATACCGAATCGAAGACTACAAGACACTTACCTATGCCTATGAGGGACACTACCCCCATTATAGTACCAAGGTTGGTTCAAGTTTACAAAAAGTGGTTTTCAACAAAGGTGATTATGTGGTACCAACCAACCAAACTGGATTACGCTATCTAATGGAAACCCTTGAACCCCAAGCCCCTGATTCTTTTTTCAACTGGAACTTTTTTGATGCCATTTTGCAGCAAAAAGAAGGTTTTTCTCCTTATGTCTTTGAAGATTTGGCCCTTGCTTTGCTCAAAAAGGATGAAAGATTACGAACCCTCTTCTTAACGAAAAAGATAAATGACACCACCTTTGCCAAAGATTGGTATGCCCAGCTTGACTGGATTTATAAGCGTTCTCCCCACTATGAGCGGGCGCATTTGAGATATCCCGTTTATCGGGTACCCAAAGACAGTAGGGCTTCCGATTTTTTTATCCGGTAA
- the pyrE gene encoding orotate phosphoribosyltransferase, which translates to MVLDKHSATKTAELLLQINAIKLRPENPFTWASGWKSPIYCDNRVILSYPLIRNYVRDEMAKQVESLYGKPDVIAGVATGAIGIGVLVAEALNLPFVYVRPTPKSHGRQNQIEGHLEANQRVVVIEDLISTGNSSLNAVRALKEANVDVKGMVAIFTYGFDQATENFKKDKVQLHTLSDYDNLINSASEANYIKEEQLLTLLQWRTDPAQWKP; encoded by the coding sequence ATGGTTTTAGACAAGCACAGCGCTACAAAAACGGCCGAACTTTTGCTACAAATTAATGCAATTAAGTTGAGACCCGAAAATCCGTTTACTTGGGCTTCGGGCTGGAAATCTCCAATCTATTGTGACAATCGTGTCATTCTTTCCTATCCTCTAATACGAAATTATGTGCGTGACGAGATGGCAAAACAGGTCGAATCCCTATATGGTAAACCTGATGTCATTGCGGGGGTAGCCACAGGGGCCATCGGAATTGGCGTACTGGTCGCAGAGGCCCTGAACCTACCCTTTGTCTATGTAAGGCCAACACCTAAATCGCATGGTCGTCAAAACCAGATCGAAGGCCATTTAGAAGCTAATCAAAGGGTTGTGGTGATCGAAGATCTCATAAGTACCGGCAACAGTAGTCTAAATGCCGTCAGGGCACTTAAAGAAGCTAATGTGGATGTCAAGGGTATGGTGGCGATTTTCACGTATGGTTTTGATCAGGCCACAGAAAACTTCAAAAAAGACAAAGTTCAATTGCATACCTTGTCCGATTACGACAATTTGATAAACAGTGCCTCTGAAGCCAACTACATCAAAGAAGAACAACTACTAACTTTATTGCAATGGAGAACAGATCCTGCGCAATGGAAACCTTAG
- a CDS encoding PAS domain-containing protein, with product MKSTKSFTSSYLIKQLPSATAYLNIDLELVHASDNWIEAFGLTKKNVFGKNIYELLEHADEDWLKSLNESLLGYHQKGLTSFVNNDGFEKWFEWMHLPWYDEHENIIGTIMQVDDISESYGDQLEIERLQSLLQSQSEIAKVGNWEFNLITKKLSWCQMTKKIHEVPEDFVPSIETGIDFYKQGHSRNTISMLVHKAIADGTPFSEKLQIVTAKNNEKWVLAAGKVVSKEGKFIRLVGTFQDIDEQVKSEIKTKENQKLLNTLLDSLPMNVYVKDKESRKILVNQSECEYLGVRDKKELIGKSDFELYGKSIARISRDEDVEVMKTLTPIIGKETISVKKDGTSTTFLTSKIPLLDMDGNANGVIGLSMDITQLKEKENELRNLINVTAIQNKKLISFAHIVSHNLRSHTANFSMLLNFLVKEKDAKEKKRIMNMLTHASDNLMRTLEDLNEVVSINTNVNVERKSLNLNKKLTKIQQNLSALLDEHRVVIVNEIPDTFSVWSVPAYLESILLNLITNAVKYRHPERDPIIHFRAFNKGGFTIFSIEDNGMGIDMAKNGEKLFGMYKTFHNNEDSRGMGLYITKNQVEAMGGSIKASSKLNKGTTFNVYFKNEENR from the coding sequence TTGAAAAGCACAAAGTCTTTTACCAGTAGTTATCTAATCAAACAATTGCCCAGTGCGACAGCTTATCTAAACATCGATTTAGAGCTTGTTCATGCCTCTGACAATTGGATAGAAGCCTTTGGTCTCACAAAAAAGAATGTGTTTGGCAAAAACATTTACGAGCTTCTTGAACATGCTGATGAAGATTGGTTGAAAAGTTTAAACGAAAGCCTTCTCGGATATCACCAAAAAGGCCTGACCAGTTTTGTCAACAATGACGGATTTGAAAAGTGGTTCGAGTGGATGCATCTTCCTTGGTATGATGAACACGAAAACATCATCGGTACCATTATGCAGGTAGATGATATAAGTGAATCGTATGGCGACCAACTTGAAATCGAACGTTTGCAATCATTACTGCAATCACAATCAGAAATCGCCAAGGTAGGTAACTGGGAGTTCAATCTCATTACCAAGAAGTTAAGCTGGTGCCAGATGACCAAAAAAATACATGAGGTACCCGAAGACTTTGTGCCCTCTATTGAAACCGGCATCGATTTTTATAAACAGGGCCATAGTAGAAATACCATCTCAATGTTGGTGCACAAAGCTATAGCAGATGGCACCCCCTTTAGTGAAAAATTACAGATAGTTACCGCCAAGAACAATGAGAAATGGGTTTTGGCAGCAGGAAAAGTCGTTTCAAAAGAAGGCAAATTCATACGTCTTGTCGGTACTTTTCAAGACATAGATGAACAAGTCAAATCTGAGATAAAGACCAAGGAAAATCAGAAGTTGCTCAATACCTTGCTCGACAGTCTGCCCATGAACGTCTATGTAAAAGACAAAGAATCAAGAAAAATTCTTGTGAACCAGTCAGAATGCGAGTATTTGGGGGTAAGGGACAAAAAAGAACTTATTGGAAAAAGCGATTTCGAACTATACGGTAAGTCTATCGCCAGAATTTCCAGGGACGAAGATGTCGAGGTAATGAAAACCCTGACACCGATTATTGGCAAAGAAACCATAAGTGTCAAAAAAGATGGCACGTCAACCACTTTTCTTACTTCAAAAATTCCTCTTTTAGACATGGACGGCAATGCCAACGGCGTCATTGGACTGAGCATGGACATCACTCAATTGAAGGAAAAGGAAAATGAACTGAGAAACCTCATCAACGTCACCGCGATACAGAATAAAAAACTGATAAGCTTTGCCCATATCGTATCGCACAACCTAAGGTCTCATACTGCGAATTTTTCGATGCTGTTGAATTTTCTGGTAAAGGAAAAAGATGCGAAAGAAAAAAAGCGAATTATGAATATGTTGACGCATGCTTCTGACAATCTTATGAGAACACTAGAAGATCTGAACGAGGTTGTCAGCATCAATACCAATGTCAATGTTGAACGAAAATCACTAAACCTGAACAAAAAATTGACAAAAATTCAACAAAACCTTTCCGCTTTGCTAGATGAGCACAGGGTAGTGATTGTGAATGAAATTCCTGATACGTTCTCTGTTTGGTCTGTGCCGGCCTACCTTGAGAGTATCTTATTGAACCTCATTACCAATGCGGTAAAATATAGGCATCCAGAAAGAGACCCCATTATACACTTTAGGGCATTTAACAAAGGGGGCTTTACCATTTTTTCAATTGAAGACAACGGAATGGGCATTGACATGGCCAAAAATGGTGAAAAGCTGTTTGGCATGTACAAGACCTTTCATAACAACGAAGATTCACGGGGAATGGGCCTGTACATCACAAAAAACCAAGTTGAGGCCATGGGGGGCAGTATAAAGGCAAGCAGTAAATTGAACAAGGGCACAACCTTTAATGTTTATTTCAAGAATGAAGAAAATCGATAG
- the rsfS gene encoding ribosome silencing factor has protein sequence MQKKKASADELIALILHGIEEVKGLDINLLDLREIENTVCDYFIICNGTSNTHVNAIVSSIQKTVSKSSKDKPWHIEGAENAEWVLMDYVNVVVHVFQRHIREFYDIEGLWGDAKVTVVESSYNQ, from the coding sequence ATGCAGAAAAAGAAAGCTAGTGCAGATGAGCTCATTGCCTTAATTTTACATGGAATAGAAGAAGTAAAGGGACTTGATATAAATCTACTTGATCTTAGGGAAATTGAAAACACTGTTTGCGACTACTTTATAATCTGTAACGGTACTTCAAACACACACGTTAACGCCATCGTTTCGTCTATTCAAAAAACCGTAAGCAAATCATCAAAAGATAAACCTTGGCACATTGAAGGCGCTGAAAACGCCGAATGGGTATTGATGGACTATGTAAATGTAGTGGTACATGTATTTCAAAGACATATTAGGGAGTTCTATGATATCGAAGGTCTTTGGGGCGATGCAAAAGTAACCGTGGTCGAGAGCAGTTATAATCAATAG
- a CDS encoding two-component system response regulator — MKKIDSIYIVDDDPITVFGISKMLGIVVECNDITTFNNGKEALDDFIKRWDSNKKLPDVIFLDINMPIMDGWGFLDEFLKLEVSKKIRINIITSSIDPVDYEKWLRYKQTTHHFIDYKNKPVFKIEEQDIDHIDMAS; from the coding sequence ATGAAGAAAATCGATAGTATCTATATCGTTGATGATGATCCCATAACCGTTTTTGGTATTTCAAAGATGTTGGGCATAGTGGTCGAATGTAATGACATTACAACCTTCAATAATGGAAAAGAGGCATTGGATGATTTCATAAAGCGATGGGATTCGAACAAGAAATTGCCCGATGTTATTTTCTTGGATATCAATATGCCCATAATGGACGGTTGGGGATTTTTAGACGAATTCTTGAAATTGGAGGTTTCTAAGAAAATTAGAATCAATATCATAACCTCTTCCATCGATCCCGTTGATTACGAAAAATGGCTGCGCTACAAACAGACCACCCATCACTTCATAGACTATAAGAATAAGCCTGTTTTCAAAATAGAGGAACAGGACATCGATCATATCGACATGGCCTCATAG
- a CDS encoding SRPBCC family protein: MHIEVPKKTIEKSNQEVFEFLVEVKNFESLMPENIDKFEVIDHDTFKFALKGMPEIVLRMKEKQPHDKVVLGAASDKLPFTLTADILSVDDQNSEIVLSFSGEFNAMMAMMIKGPITNLMNTLSENLQKI, from the coding sequence ATGCATATCGAAGTACCAAAAAAAACAATTGAAAAAAGTAATCAAGAGGTATTTGAATTTCTGGTAGAGGTCAAGAATTTTGAATCGTTGATGCCAGAAAACATAGATAAATTCGAGGTCATCGACCATGACACCTTTAAGTTTGCCCTTAAGGGGATGCCCGAAATCGTACTTCGTATGAAAGAGAAACAGCCTCATGACAAAGTGGTGTTGGGGGCTGCCAGCGACAAGCTTCCATTCACGTTGACCGCTGATATTCTTTCCGTTGACGACCAAAATAGTGAGATCGTCCTTAGTTTTTCAGGTGAATTCAATGCTATGATGGCTATGATGATCAAGGGGCCCATCACCAACCTCATGAACACCCTATCTGAAAACCTGCAAAAAATCTAG